agaagaaaggatacTGCTCCTTTCAGTGTCTGCACAAATGTGTACTGAGAATTAACATAACATGTTGTTGCATCCTCAGCGTGTCAGCAACGGATGGTTTCAGTGGCAACTGTACTACTATAAATTTATTGCATCGGTACATGTCTGACTGAAATGACAGTATAGTCTTTAAGTGGAAGCCAATTTTTCTTATTGTCAACTATATACTTAGTGATCTAGATATGAAACACTAATTGTATGGAAAAAGAATTACTTGATTTCCCATCTTCCTTTGGAAAGTTAACTGAGTGAAGTGTTTCTAGGTtatataaaggaaaacatcatgCTAATGGATTAATATAATAAATGTGAGCAAAATAGATCTTCcttaaattataaaaaaattaataattttgtaTTCAATTATATAACTATATAATATTAACTTCTGTTTAGTTCAAGGAAGAAATCTCTAAGCATTTCAAGTCCCGTGCGGATCAGCTTGTTTTGATATTTGctggaaagattttaaaagatcaAGATACTTTGATTCAGCATGGGATTCACGATGGACTCACTGTTCACCTGGTCATCAAAACGCAAAACAGGTAACCTGACTGATGAGCAATCTTTTTTTACCTCTAAGtagtaaaaatattcttaattcctaatgtttttgttattctttATTCTTAGTGCTTTCTTTTGGACAAATCTAAGTTTGACTAAAATGCATTCAAAAGCAGTACAAATACTACTGCTATTGAACAAGAGAAGCAACCCAAATTCTGTAAGATTACGTCCCtatatattttacatatattttttaaaagttaatgttATCTTCTAAAGTTTGCCATTACTGTTAAATCACTTGAATCAGCTTCTTAGTTGCAGTTGGTACACAATAACAGTCTGAGGACAATATGAACAGTCCTTTTATCTGTTTCACTGCATGGTAGCACTCATGCTTATGCCCCTACAGTAAACAGGTGTGGTAAGCATATGTATTGGGCAAGCAGCCTTTAGTGCTTTTTCTAGTTTATGATGGCTTTAATGTTGTATAACTACATTGTTATAATGTTCCTACAGTCTTAAAGAATATTGAAATTATTATATTAGTCTTATGATGAAATAAGACTTTTAACTTAATTTGATGTTCAGTGGGACATCCTACTAAAGGTATGGAATAAATCCTGTATTCTAGATCTTGCTATCCTTCTCTTTAAGCCCCGAACATTGAATTAGTATGCATACTCCCTCAAATAGTACATCAGAATCACTAAAGCAAGTTTAGGACTGAGGAAGCAATTTGTTGACAGGCATCCCAGGGATAGGATGTAAAAGGTGGTAACAGTTGCAGTGATGCCCATCCAAATTTCTTAATGGTAGAAACTGCTGTTCTGAAGGAGTGATGAGATTATAAATGGTTGAAGTTGGAAgcgacctctggaggtcatctggtccaacacccctgctcaTGTTCAGCCTGGTGACCACCAGGACTttttctgccaagctgctttCCCATCCTGAATCGAtgcttggggttgttccttcccaggtgcaggactttgcaccaCTTTCTCTTGTTGAAATTCATGAGATTCCTGTCAGCCCATTTCTGCAACCTGTCAAGTTCCTTCTGCACAGCTCTCTGGCATATCAGCTACTCTTCCTAGTTCTGAGTCATCAGCAAGCTTTCTGAGGGTATACTCTGCCCCATCATCCAAATCATTAATGAAGGTGTTAAACAGAATTGGTCCCTGTATTGACTCCTGGGGTACACTGCTAGCTCCTGGCCTTCAACTAGACTTTAttccactgatcaccaccctctggatcTGGCCACTGAGccagttttccatttttctcatCCAACCCCTACTGCATTAGCTTCTCTATGAGAATGCAATGGGAGACACTGTTGAAAGCCTTCCTAAAGTCCACTGCTTCCCCCTCTTCTACGTGGCCAGTCATTTCATCACATAAGGTTATCGTGTTGATGAAACATGACTTCCCCATGATGAATCCATGCTGACTACTCCTGATGGCTTTCTTGTCCTTTCTGTGCCTGGAAATGATTTCCAGGATTAGTTTCTCCATCACCTTCCTAGGAATGGAGGAGAGGCTGATcggcctgtagttccctgggTCCTCCTTTTTGCCCTTCTTGAAGATAGTAGTAACacttgctttcctccagtctttGGACACTTATCCTAGTCACCATGATCAATCAAAGATAATTGAGAGTGGCCTTACAATGACATCTGCTGGCTTCCTCAGCACTTGTGGTTGCATTCCATCAGGGCCCGTGGACTTGCATACATCCAATTTTCTTAAGCATTCCCTCTTCCATCAAGGGTACATCTTCCTTGttccagcctttcctcctagTCTCAGAGGCCTGGTATTCCTGAAGGCTTGTTTTActagtaaagactgaagcaaaggtgGCATTCGGTACCTCAGCTTTTTTCATGTCCCAAGTAACCAGGTCTCCTGTCTCGTTAAGCAGCAGTTCTACATTTTCCTTAGTCTTCTTTTTGTCTCCTATATACTTatagaagcccttcttgttatCTTTGACATCCCTGGCCAGATTCAATTCCATGTTTTTCTTAGATTATATTAAATTCCAGAGCTTGTGTACTGGGTCTGGCTCAGATGGAGTTCTTCATAACAGCCTGTTTGGTGTGGTATTTAGACTTAACAGCGTTGACAACATACTGATGTGTGATAAGACACTCCGtgcctccctcctgcccaggCTAGAGTTGGGAAggagacacagctgggacaccTGAATCAAGCTGACCAAAGATATTGCACACCATATCATGTCATGCTAAGCAGTAAAACCAGGGGAGCTTTTCCAAAGTGGCTGTTGCTCAGAGATTGGCTGGACATTGGTCTGCTGGTGGGAGTTGGTGAGCAATTAACTTTGcatcatttttctgtttggttttgggggattctttttctttacttttgctttaccaattaaactgtctttatgacaacccatgagtttttttgcttttgcccttctgattctctcccatGTCCTGCCTGAGGTTGGGGAAAATGATGTAACTGGATGAGGATTTAACTGACTGGGGTCTTAACTGACTGAGGTCAACCTACCACACCTTGTTCAActagtaatttttttaacttgttttttatAGGTCACAAGTTCATCCAGGTCAACAAACATACACCACTGGCAGTATTGATACCACATCAATATCAAGCAGTAATATCTCAACACCAATTTCAACAAATAGCAACTCTTTTGGCTTGGGTAAGAATATTTGTTAAGTAACATGATGGGTATATTGGGCATCTTGGTTTGAGGTAAGTATCTGTGGAGCTTTATTGTAATGTAAATggggcttaaaaaaaaatactaattacaaaaatctgtggtattgattGCAATAAGCTTTTGATCAATAAGATATCGGAGGTAAGTTGTTTCCTTAATTTTTACGTACAGGACTTCAGGCTTGTGCTGTTTCATCTTCAGTAGTAAGATGCTGCTTGATCTTGTATTCTGGCACTATAGGTATTTAAACTCCTTccagtctcctcctcttccttaaTGGTACATGTGAATTGGCCTGAAGGGAGTATTGAAGTTGGACCCATAACATCATGACTCAGAAGAGAAGTAACAAAGTTACTTCTATCCTACAAACCAATATTTCTCAGATTCTGAAGCTGCGTTATCAGTCTTTCAAGAATAGAGGCAGAAGtctactgattttaaaatattatctctTTCCTTAGTTACTGGGTTTTGCTATTCATACTCTTtccttgtttgctttctttaaaaaaaaaaacaacacaactgaaaaaaactaTGTTAAGCAATTGTTTTTAGTTGTAAACAGTTATCTAGATTGACTAGTACCTTCTAAAAATATGAAACTTTTGTTTGCTAAACTCTGCAAAGGAGGagaatttaaaacatttctttttgctgaTGCATCAAAAACTAAAAGAGCTTTACTTTTTGTTTACAATAGAGATTATGCATTGTATTAGGGATTCATCATGGTGGTGGTCTGTCTATAAATGATTACTACAAATTTATTGGAAACTGTTGGGAATTAACCTGAGACCCCAAAACTCACACATCCCTTGTACCTCAACTATAGTAAAGTAGAAGAAAAGCTGTTAGAATTGTAACAAGTTATATTTCAGATGTGATTTGCATTTCTAGGTGTCTTATGTAAAGAAGCAAACTATTAGATGACTCCTTAACAGCCTTGCAAAGATAGAATTTCTATTGGGTTTCATTATTTTGAAGTGTGGGTGTGGCATTATTACTTAAGTGGCCTAGAAATTAAAACTTGCattaaaacttatattaaaaatcagtattgttcaccaattaaggaaaggtataaaaacCAATATTGTTcaccaattaaggaaaggtaCAAAAATCAAGAAGGCTCACAGGAtggatacagctgctgcttctatgtgaggaatccacaacacagcaattccctACAAATACCatggagtgtggagcagagtgAAGGCTAAGTGGCCAGACTCTGTGATGATACATGGAAACGAGATGGTCCTCTAGAACTGATAAGCAGCACGTTTGGTACCCTGAGCCAATggtctgtcaaatcttgacaaaatgctgtcctAGAGCAaactttgctcattttaatgtcattttaatactaaaacacacctccatcccaaaggctacctGCCTTCAAGGTGCCACCACTCCTTGAATCTGCAACCTGAATTGTTTGTAAGCTATACCTTTAAATGTGAGGCgagagaattttacaccaatcgtaataaaggtatttatgactaaagtcactcaaactccaccttgaaggtgaaaaaaagttataaaagaGTTAAAGAAAAGCGGGGTACTggggggaagacaccatcacgAACAAGTCAGGGAAGCTCCCTCAAACTGTCTCTGACTCCCGAGATCAGCTGACAGACTGagtctctcttcctcccccctTGGGACACCTTGGGTGAGACTTTAAGTACTTCTGTGGGAAACTTAAAAATCTCTATAGAGAATTACTCTTTAACTTTTTATAACCAGGCTGTATTTTGTAGCTTCACACACTGTATTgtttatatatctattttttttgcaCGTGCTTTCTTTTGCAGTCACTATCTCTGGCAATCCATAAGAACCTGTATATTtgttgcatgaataaaactgcacCGTTTAAGTAGCCAGTCGtcacagtttctcactgaatgTGATCAAACCCTAGAGTGTGGCCATGCTAGTTCATGAGCATGACTGGACTGAAGGTGCAGTCCACTATCAGTGAATCCAGAGTCGTGATAGTTCACAGAGATGAATGCACCTGGACTAGCCGCACCTAACCTCCCACCTTGGTGAGGAGAGTTAGAACAcaaagagatttattttctgccaaaccactctgtccccttttaATGCGACAGTGGGTTATGTTTATGTATTTTGTACATAGAAAGAACCTGGATGTATTTAGAAATATACTAAATGATgaaagtttgtttgtttgttttttcctcttaaaggTGGCCTTGGAGGCCTGAGTAGCCTGGGATTAAATGCATCAAACTTTTCAGAGTTACAGAATCAGATGCAACAACAACTTATGTCCAACCCAGAAATGATGGTTCAGATAATGGAAAATCCATTTGTTCAGAGCATGCTTTCAAATCCTGACGTGATGAGGCAGTTAATTATGGCTAACCCTCAAATGCAGCAACTGATACAGAGAAATCCAGAAATCGGTCACATGCTAAATAATCCAGATATAATGAGACAGGTATGTAGAAAGATCTTTAAATTCATAACCTTTGGTTATACTGTAACTGTGAACAAAAGAGCACGAATTGGACATGCTTGGATAAGTGCTGAAATATTGTTGAGGAATTTAGGCTTGTTAGACAATCTCTAAAAGGTCGCTATAGGAAactgttgcttttatttctagCTGCTGATGTCTGAAATAAactgataatttttaaaaagtgcagCATAGTTTTGAAAGATGTTGAAGACTCTATAATCTTATCTTCCGAGTTTAGAGTTGGATGTCACTTGAGATCTTCTGTTGTTTAGTCAACAGTGAGTTTACTATGAAGTAATAATTCTCCAAAATACTGTTGATTTCCAGTTTACGTAATTGGGTacctctttaaaagaaataagttATGTGTTATGTAAGGTATGCCTTAATGTGGCAGAAGGCCCCAAGAAACAAATGAAGGCTTTGGAAaattaaagtatttatttttcaagttcATGTTATAAGCTACATGCTGTACTGATGTTAGAAAAGGTAGAAATATATTGTGTTGAGAAGAGACAAGAAAGAACAGGATGGTACattcaagttttttttttcttctgtttattcaATGCTTTCTGACTCAGCCAGCATGCTAACAGTTATGTTAGAATGTTGACTAAATATTAAATTCTATTGACTCCCCTTCCACTGAGATAACATCTTGATTTGGCTTTAATCCTAATTTGGAGTTAGACATTAGTAACTGAGATACTGTTAAATGCTGATATTTTCACTTTAGAATGGAATTATTTTTATCAATACAAATTAAATGTTCTATTTCATTAGACTCTAGAACTTGCTAGAAACCCTGCAATGATGCAGGAAATTATGCGAAACCAGGACCGAGCCTTGAGCAATCTTGAAAGCATACCAGGTGGCTACAATGCCTTGCGACGTATGTACACAGATATTCAGGAGCCAATGTTGAATGCAGCACAGGAACAGGTGAGAAATGACTGGAGGAGCCATTGAAAGTAAATGTTTGGGattctttgttttgtattttgatttttgtttttttgggggggaagcttttttggcatttttgttttggtttttttttaaatgaaagaatataaataatatcatttttcaaatgtgtacctaacaaaacaaaatttcttGAAGTCAATGTGTGTCTTGTTCCTATGCTCTTTAAAACTTGAAAGGGTAAATATTGTTTTTTGTCTGAAACTATTTTAATGTTAAGAAATTTTTGTTGTATGTATTCTAAATCTATTTATAGTTCTTGTACTTATAAAATTCCTCAGGtctaggaaaaaatgaaaactttattAAATTGGAACCCAagataggaagaaaaaaggctttgatttcagtaaagcatttgacactgtcttccacAGCATCTTcatggcaaaactgagaaagtatgggctggatgatcagataGTGAGGtagattgttaactggttgaagggaagaaggcagagagttgtgatcaatggggcagtgTCTAGTTGGAGGCTGTATCTACTGGAGTCCCTCAGGGACCAGtattgttcaatatattcattaatgaccttgatgagggaacagagggcactgtcagcaagtttactgacaatactaaactggggggagtggctgacacactagaaggctgtgctgccactcaatgagacctggacaagctggagaattgggtggggagaaatctaatgaagttcaataagggcaagtgtagagtcttgcatctgggaaagaataaccccatgtatcagtacaggttggggaatgaactgttagagagcagtgtaggggaaagggacctgggggtcttggtggacagcaggatgaccatgacccagcattagccaagaaggccaatggcatcctgaggtgtattagaaggactgtggttagcaggtcgagagagattctcctgcccctctactctgcctttgtgagaccacatctggaatattgtgtccagttctgggcccctcagttcaagaaggatagggagctgctggagagagttcagcatagggccaccaagatgattaggggagtggagcatttcccttatgatgaaaggctgagggagctggggctctttagcttggagatgAGGtaattaatgtttacaaatatgtaaatggtgaGTGACAGGAGAATGGAACTAGGCTCTTCTCATTGatgaccaatgataggacaaggggcattgggtacaaactggaacagaagaggttccaaagaaatacaaggaaggatttcttcactgtaagggtgacagagcactggaacgggctgtccagatgggttgatgagtcttcttttctggagacattcaaaacccacctggacgagttcctgtgtgacgtactctaggtggtcttgctctggtagaggggttggactagatgatctcttgaagttccttctaacccttaagattccattattatgtgatttattttttttctaagtttgAAACCACTATGCAAGATATGCACCAGTAAATGCTggaggttgacctgctggaaagcagctccacagaggacctgggagttctggtggacagcaaattaaacatgagccagcaatgtgctctcgtggccaaggcggccaatggtatcctggggtgcatcaagaagagcgtggtCAACATGTCAAGGGAGGTtatcctcctcttctctgccctagtaaggccacatctggagtactgtgtccagttctgggctccccagctcaagagggacagggagctgctggaaagagtccagcagagggctaccaagatgatcaggagactggaacatctctgtgatgaggaaaggctgagacacCTGGGgcttgtttagcctggagaagagaggactgagggggaccttatcaatgtttctaaatacctaaagggcagatgtcaagaggatgaggccaatggtgttttatttttggagcgcccagtgacagggcaaggggtaacagacacaagctggaacaaaggAAGTTCTgcttgaacacaaggaaaaccttTTCTGTGAGGgcgagggagcactggaacaggctgcccagagaggttgtggagtcttcttctctggagactttcaaaacccacctggacacatttgTGTGCAACCTGgtcgaggtgaacctgctttagcagaaaggttggactagatgatctctagacatcccttccaactcctaccattctgtagtTCTGTAATCTTGCTGTGATCAAAGTACTAGTATAGTAGCAAACACTGTGTTTAAAACGAGGTGTGATtagcttatctttttttttttgctgttgttgcttGAGATAATATCTCTTTCAGTGTTGGTATCTTTTCAGAATATTTACAATGGCTTATTTTAGAACGATGACTATAATTTAGAGCCATCAACATTTATCTTCATGTGTAATTTTGGAAAGGTAACTTGTCATTTCTAGCAGACTTAAAAAATAGTTGACTAGTAGATgatatatgttttttttctgtttctgtagttTGGAGGTAACCTGTTTGCTTCCTTAATAAGCAATGCATCATCGGGAGGGGACAGTCAACCATCTCGTACAGAAAATAGAGCTCCTTTACCAAATCCCTGGGCTCCTCAGTCCAGTTCTCAAAGTTGCATAAGTGCCAGCACCAGTGGTGAGAGCGGTGGCAGTAATGTTGGAAGTAGCACCTCTGCTAGTATGGGACAGAGCTCAACTATACCAAATTTGGAACCTGGACTAGGAGGTGTGTCTGTTATTACAATTGTATATGTTTGCAAATATTCAGGAGTttgctgaaatgattctgttatTAGAAAGAGATGTTTTGATAAAaagtttttattgctgtttattTCCATAGAATGTTTGACCGGTATCAAAGTCCCctgtagaaaaacaaacatgaaaagtAAACCAAGACTACTAATACTTATATATTGCCTTAAAATAACAAAAGTAAGGAACCTGTAGATGAATgatagtatttttctttctgtttggagacaaacaggaaaacaactAACAGTGTAGATACTTAGTGGGACTGCTTGTTGGGTATGACCTCTGGCTTAACTTGTTTCTAGGGCAGATGCATCTGTGTAAGCAGAACTATGTTGAGGTGTATTTAAGAGGCTAAagctcattgaaaaaaaacaagcaaaaaaacccaaaacaacacagTTATATCCCAGTTCTAGGCAGTCTAATTAATTTGATTATAGGTAAGATTTTTACAAATGCcatcttttacttttttcaaaGTTGGTATGTTCAACACACCAGGAATGCAGAGCTTGTTACAGCAGATAACAGAAAATCCACAACTTATGCAAAATATGCTGTCTACACCCTATATGAGAAGCATGATGCAGTCATTGAGCCAGAATCCTGATCTTGCAGTACAGGTAAATGCTTTTGGTGTAGCGATGTGTTGTGTATGCTGAAGTGAAAAAAGGAGTTTAAATTACGATAAGTTATATTTTCAATACAGAGGAACTGTGACGGCTTCTTAATAGTAAGTTGTCTGTTGTAAATGGTCCATTTTTCAAAGTATGTTAATGCCTGACATTGAAATTATTATCTAACTACCTTTAGCAATCTATTGCAGTAAGTTTCTTCAATTTGCAGTTGGACATCATGTCAGGCATTCTCTTGTAACAACTTGTAAGCTTGTGTATGTTTCATACAGCCCTATAATTTTGTGGCCTAGCATAAGAACCAGTTAAACAAAGCAAACGTTTGGATTATAAATTAAGATAGAGATGCTACTAAAAAAAATACCGTAGCTTGAGAGAACAGAAGTGGAGAGGAAGGAGTTGGTGCCTTATCTAGCTGttattctggttttcatttctcATCTGTGATCCTTGTTCACAATAAAAGTGCTGATACTGCTGTTTTATGAATGGTATTTTGAAGTGCTTTGCAATTTTACTTACAACAATAATATCCAAAGCCAAATCTTGAACTATGTTATATATATGAGGTTATCATAGATTGTTACCACATATTAATTAGATAATAAGATAAATAGTTCTCTTAAAATCCACTCTACTATTTACTTTTGGGCACTGTCACAATCCCCTGTTGGGTTTAATTTGACAGAAGTTAAACTCCCTTGCTTTCCAACCAACCTCTGACAATTCTGGATGGCTTGGCTTAACTCGAGTGATATCCAGTCAAACAGGTTATCGTGATTAGGTTTCATGCATTCTTgggaacagaattaagactcaaaatGGAGTCAAGTGCTAAACTACTTTATTTTTACAATCAAAAAtcaacaaggaaaagagaagggggagaaggaaagaaaagagagaaaggtgCCATAGTCACCACCACGAGTctacagcagccccagcagtcCACTTGTCTGTCCGATGATCCGTTCTGGTCCAGTGAGGAGGATGGAAACTCCAGCCCTTCTGCTAGTCCCGTTCTTATACCCACTCCTCTTGTTGATGCATGTCCAGTGCCATCTCTGAAGGGTCCTGAAAAGTTTCAAAAAGTCCTTGGAAAGTTCCCAAAAATCTGGGAGTAGTCCAGGAGGATTGCAGTCCTTGGACCCAGGCGCATACGCAGGGGCGTTAGGCCAGCGGGACATATCACTAAAGCAACAGTGTCTCCCACGGGTAGAGTCCTTGATGGCTGGAGCAATGTGGTCTCGATGATTAATTATGCTGTCAGCAATGTTGAGGCATATCACTAGTACCTTAAAGGCACTACAGCTTGATCTATGATGTTAAAAGATTATGCAATATCATCTATAGGACAAAAATTTTTATTTGCTGGAaatcctcaacttcagaagcaAACGAGACAACAGCTTCCTACTTTTCTTCAAGAAGTAAGATGAGATACTAAGTATTGCTAACAAATATCTGAAATTCAGTGAGCAATTTTTTGCAATAAACTGATGCCTTTCTTTGATTTCACTTAAAGCTAGATTCTGTTACATGTACTCTCATTAGCTTTAGACATTATCCCTTGATAATTAAATGCTTGATTTATCTCTCCATCCCTTTTAAAAGTTAAATCTGGCTTTTGGTGGATGTTGTTGTCTGTGACTAGCACAACTGCTTTGATTTGCTGTCATGTTTTTGCTTGGAAGAAATGACTTGTTCTTACTGTGCACTAACCAGAGAAAACCCGTTTCCTTCATGACTTCTTttgcaaatgaaagaaaaaaatcttattacTTTTTGTGCTACTAAGATAGGCTTTTACAATGCTTCTCTCATACCTCTTCCACCCTGCCCTGATTATTTTGGGTAGAGAGACCTTACTGCATGCCTTGAAAGAGGCAAGACCTAAGCTAATTCAGAAGTGGAGTGGATTCTGAAGATATTTGCCTGTAAATGTTGCCTTACCACCAGCTTTCTCTCTTACACCATTGTGGTTGCAGCCTCTGTGTTTGCTTTATCTTAATTGTCACAGTGTATACTAAGAATGTGTCCTTTAAATAGGACTAAGAAAAATTTTTAGGAATCAAAATTTTATCCAATGCATGAGTTCCATCATTAGGCAGTCCCTACAAATGTGTGTTGCCAACATCTAATTGCATGTAGGCAGTgttatggaaaaaataaataacaacatGAATTTGTTGCCATTAATGATTGCCCAATGCTCCAATCAAGCTAGAGTCTTCACCTCTGGTCTTTTTTGTAGCCGGGAATGGGGAAGAATACATAAATCTGATCAACAGCCTACTGTACCTTTGCTGCAAGATTGTAAAAGCTGATGGGCCCAACCTCAGAGACACTGAGGCTGTGGACCTTGTGAATTATCCACTGGCCTCTATTTTCAGCCAGCTGAATGTTATGCTGGGACACCAACTGATAAGCCAGAGCAACAACAGCTAACCCTACTGTAACTTCAAAGATGCTTCTCAATTACAGCTGTGACCCCCTGTCCACATACTTCTCCACTGGGCTGTTCTAAAAAGAcacagctgggcagcaggaagTGGTCACGCTGGATGGCATCAGTACAATAGAACAGAATagttcagttggaagggacctacaacaatcatctagcccaactgcctgaccatttcagggctgaccaaaagttaaagcatatCGTTAAGGGCGTTGCCCAAATGCCTCTTAAGCACTGATGGCTTGGAGCATCgaccacctctctaggaagcctgttccaatatCTGTCTaccctctcagtaaagaagtgtttcctaatatccagtctgaacttcccctggtgcagctttgaACCGTTCCCACACATTCTGTCACTGGATACCAGGGAGAAAAGATCAGcacctccctctccacttcccgtCCGCgggaagctgtagagagcaatgacGTCACCcctgagcctccttttctccaaactagacaAGCCCAAAGTCCTTAGCTGTTCCTCATAGGACATGCCCTCCAGCTTTGTTGTCTTCCTCTGGATGCATTCAAGTACCTTCATATCCTTAAATTacggagcccagaactgcactcAGTACTTAAGGTGAGGCCGCAACAACCCTAAATACA
This window of the Colius striatus isolate bColStr4 chromosome W, bColStr4.1.hap1, whole genome shotgun sequence genome carries:
- the LOC133628557 gene encoding ubiquilin-1-like isoform X4, which codes for MSESAESSAGAHSSSESSVQGFAAAEQRIVKITVKTPKEKEEFSVPETSSIQQFKEEISKHFKSRADQLVLIFAGKILKDQDTLIQHGIHDGLTVHLVIKTQNRSQVHPGQQTYTTGSIDTTSISSSNISTPISTNSNSFGLGGLGGLSSLGLNASNFSELQNQMQQQLMSNPEMMVQIMENPFVQSMLSNPDVMRQLIMANPQMQQLIQRNPEIGHMLNNPDIMRQTLELARNPAMMQEIMRNQDRALSNLESIPGGYNALRRMYTDIQEPMLNAAQEQFGGNLFASLISNASSGGDSQPSRTENRAPLPNPWAPQSSSQSCISASTSGESGGSNVGSSTSASMGQSSTIPNLEPGLGVGMFNTPGMQSLLQQITENPQLMQNMLSTPYMRSMMQSLSQNPDLAVQMQNPDTLSAMSNPRAMQALLQIQQGLQTLATEAPGLIPGFNPDLGGLGSTGALTGSTVPSSVLSENTSPTSGSVESDHQQFVQQMLQALAGANAQKASQFCLGP
- the LOC133628557 gene encoding ubiquilin-1-like isoform X1 — encoded protein: MSESAESSAGAHSSSESSVQGFAAAEQRIVKITVKTPKEKEEFSVPETSSIQQFKEEISKHFKSRADQLVLIFAGKILKDQDTLIQHGIHDGLTVHLVIKTQNRSQVHPGQQTYTTGSIDTTSISSSNISTPISTNSNSFGLGGLGGLSSLGLNASNFSELQNQMQQQLMSNPEMMVQIMENPFVQSMLSNPDVMRQLIMANPQMQQLIQRNPEIGHMLNNPDIMRQTLELARNPAMMQEIMRNQDRALSNLESIPGGYNALRRMYTDIQEPMLNAAQEQFGGNLFASLISNASSGGDSQPSRTENRAPLPNPWAPQSSSQSCISASTSGESGGSNVGSSTSASMGQSSTIPNLEPGLGVGMFNTPGMQSLLQQITENPQLMQNMLSTPYMRSMMQSLSQNPDLAVQMQNPDTLSAMSNPRAMQALLQIQQGLQTLATEAPGLIPGFNPDLGGLGSTGALTGSTVPSSVLSENTSPTSGSVESDHQQFVQQMLQALAGANAQQLQNPEVRFQQQLEQLTAMGFLNHEANLQALIATGGDISAAIERLLGAQPS